From the genome of Fusobacterium sp. FSA-380-WT-3A, one region includes:
- a CDS encoding sirohydrochlorin cobaltochelatase has translation MNLFLSGYENSNFLENFKKEDKKVILVAHFGTTHEDTREKTLDLFNKEIEKIFPDFEIRECYTSRIINKKLQSKNIFKDNPIEAIEKIIKDNFTHLLVISSNIIDGIEYEALLKNIESFKSNFKELRITPPLLSSPEIYIEVVKILNKTFGDFFKDKALLMVGHGTHDSSNSAYLGVDYICKYLGYNYFVGTIEGFPNLDEIISILKKENIKEVTLTPFMFVAGEHAKNDISIDWKDELEKNNFKVNINLTPLGEIKEIREIFGKFGKFLLENKKEDIIEKKYNYSK, from the coding sequence ATGAATTTATTTTTGAGTGGATATGAAAATTCAAATTTCTTAGAAAATTTTAAAAAAGAAGATAAAAAAGTTATTTTAGTAGCACATTTTGGTACTACTCATGAAGATACTAGAGAAAAAACTCTTGATTTATTTAATAAAGAGATTGAAAAAATATTTCCTGATTTTGAAATTAGAGAATGTTACACATCTCGGATTATCAATAAAAAATTACAAAGTAAAAATATTTTTAAAGATAATCCAATAGAAGCTATTGAAAAAATTATTAAAGATAATTTTACTCATCTTTTAGTTATCTCAAGCAATATAATTGATGGTATTGAATACGAAGCTCTATTAAAAAATATAGAAAGTTTCAAAAGTAATTTTAAAGAACTTAGAATTACTCCTCCTCTTTTATCTTCACCAGAAATTTATATTGAAGTTGTTAAAATTTTAAATAAAACTTTTGGAGATTTTTTTAAAGATAAGGCTCTTTTAATGGTAGGACACGGAACTCATGATAGTAGCAATTCCGCTTATCTTGGTGTAGATTATATTTGTAAATATCTAGGTTATAATTATTTTGTTGGTACTATTGAAGGTTTTCCAAATTTAGATGAAATTATATCTATTCTAAAAAAAGAAAATATAAAAGAAGTAACTTTAACTCCTTTTATGTTTGTAGCTGGAGAACATGCTAAAAATGATATCTCTATAGATTGGAAAGATGAATTAGAAAAAAATAATTTTAAAGTAAATATAAATCTTACTCCTTTAGGTGAGATAAAAGAAATAAGAGAAATTTTTGGAAAATTTGGAAAATTCCTATTAGAAAATAAAAAAGAAGATATTATAGAAAAAAAATATAATTATAGTAAATAG
- the hydE gene encoding [FeFe] hydrogenase H-cluster radical SAM maturase HydE, whose translation MIKDILKKENLSKEDLLTLIQIENPEDLKLLFDEAYKLKLKYIGNKVYYRGLIECSNICIKNCKYCGIRKDNTNVDRFSLSQNEILDISQWVYENGFGSLALQSGERNDNEFVNFIEDTLIKIQNKCNNSLGITLSLGEQTLETYKRWRNAGASRYLLRIETTNRELFKKIHFDDKLHSFDKRLQALKDLKTAGYQVGTGVMIGLPGQTYEDLVNDIIFFKENDIDMIGMGPYIIHEETPLGKEALGKILSDEERLTLSLKMIALCRLYLKDINIAATTALHALHPFGREKGILAGANVIMPNATSKNIKPKYQLYRGKPNLDDDALKGKLALEKSLKEIGEEVVYFKKGDSPHFFNRIK comes from the coding sequence ATGATAAAAGATATTTTAAAAAAAGAAAATTTATCAAAAGAAGATTTACTTACACTTATACAAATTGAAAATCCAGAAGATTTAAAATTACTTTTTGATGAAGCTTATAAGTTAAAACTTAAGTATATTGGAAATAAAGTTTATTATAGAGGGCTTATTGAATGTTCTAATATTTGTATAAAAAATTGTAAATATTGTGGAATAAGAAAAGATAATACAAATGTAGATAGGTTTTCTCTTTCTCAAAATGAAATTCTTGATATTTCTCAATGGGTGTATGAAAATGGTTTTGGTTCTCTTGCCCTTCAAAGTGGAGAGAGAAATGATAATGAATTTGTTAATTTTATTGAAGATACTCTTATCAAAATTCAAAATAAATGCAATAATTCTTTAGGTATTACTTTATCTTTAGGAGAACAAACTTTAGAAACATATAAAAGATGGAGAAATGCTGGAGCTAGTCGTTATCTTCTTAGAATTGAAACAACTAATAGAGAACTTTTTAAAAAAATTCATTTTGATGATAAGTTACATTCTTTTGATAAAAGATTACAAGCTCTAAAAGATTTAAAAACAGCTGGTTATCAAGTAGGAACAGGGGTAATGATTGGACTCCCTGGTCAAACTTATGAAGATTTAGTTAATGATATAATCTTCTTTAAAGAAAATGATATTGATATGATTGGAATGGGACCTTATATAATTCATGAGGAAACTCCTCTTGGAAAAGAGGCTCTAGGAAAAATTTTATCTGATGAAGAAAGATTGACTCTTAGTTTAAAAATGATAGCTCTTTGTAGACTTTATTTAAAAGATATAAATATTGCTGCTACAACTGCTCTTCATGCTTTACACCCATTTGGAAGAGAAAAAGGAATTTTAGCTGGAGCTAATGTTATTATGCCAAATGCAACTTCTAAAAATATAAAACCTAAATATCAATTATATAGAGGTAAACCTAATCTTGATGATGATGCTTTAAAAGGAAAATTAGCCCTTGAAAAAAGTTTAAAAGAGATAGGGGAAGAAGTTGTGTACTTTAAAAAGGGAGATTCTCCTCATTTCTTTAATAGAATAAAATAA
- a CDS encoding helix-turn-helix domain-containing protein has translation MDKIKIICEIEITLKMIGGKYKPLILLLLIQQGTKRFNELLSEIHNISQRTLTNQLRELESDGLINRKVYPEIPPKVEYSISEKGKTLKDILLLMCDWGEKNIDDRFELTNPQCTENC, from the coding sequence ATGGATAAGATTAAAATTATTTGTGAAATTGAAATAACATTAAAAATGATTGGTGGAAAATATAAACCTCTAATTCTTCTTTTACTTATTCAACAGGGAACAAAAAGGTTTAATGAGTTACTTTCTGAAATTCATAACATCTCTCAAAGAACTCTAACAAATCAGCTTAGAGAATTAGAAAGTGATGGACTTATAAATAGAAAAGTTTATCCTGAAATTCCTCCAAAAGTTGAATATTCTATTTCAGAAAAAGGAAAAACTTTAAAAGATATTTTACTTCTTATGTGTGATTGGGGAGAAAAAAATATAGATGATAGATTTGAATTAACTAATCCCCAATGTACAGAAAATTGTTAA
- a CDS encoding SDR family oxidoreductase, whose translation MKKLVVITGASSGIGMDLAKSFSNEGHPVLMIARRKEIMENLELPETISKSVDVVDYENMEKAIREAEEKYGKTDLLVNCAGVMLLGHPDTQSYDEWERMIDVNVKGILTGTKVVLKDMMERNEGTIINISSIAGRKTFDNHSVYCGSKFAVHAITESMRKEVSDKNVRIIVISPGVVETNLLSHTTDEEIKNNYNDWKKSIESGLDVKQITNCVMFAYKQPQSVCVREIVIAKTKQAD comes from the coding sequence ATGAAAAAATTAGTTGTAATAACAGGAGCAAGTTCTGGAATAGGAATGGATTTAGCAAAAAGTTTTTCAAATGAAGGGCATCCTGTTTTAATGATTGCTAGAAGAAAAGAGATAATGGAAAATTTAGAATTACCAGAAACAATATCTAAATCTGTCGATGTTGTTGATTATGAAAATATGGAAAAGGCTATAAGAGAAGCTGAAGAAAAATATGGAAAAACAGATTTATTAGTAAACTGTGCTGGGGTAATGTTATTAGGACATCCAGATACTCAATCTTATGATGAGTGGGAAAGAATGATAGATGTTAATGTTAAAGGAATATTAACAGGAACAAAAGTTGTATTAAAAGATATGATGGAAAGAAATGAGGGAACTATTATAAATATAAGTTCTATAGCTGGAAGAAAAACTTTTGATAATCATTCTGTTTATTGTGGAAGTAAATTTGCTGTTCATGCAATAACAGAAAGTATGAGAAAAGAAGTTTCTGATAAAAATGTAAGAATAATTGTAATTTCTCCAGGAGTTGTAGAAACAAATCTTTTAAGTCACACTACTGATGAAGAAATAAAAAATAATTATAATGATTGGAAAAAATCAATTGAAAGTGGACTTGATGTAAAACAAATAACTAATTGTGTAATGTTCGCTTATAAACAACCTCAAAGTGTATGTGTAAGAGAGATTGTAATAGCAAAAACAAAACAAGCTGATTAA
- a CDS encoding GNAT family N-acetyltransferase translates to MKYNLKDGREYIIRVANENDAEQVLDSLNSCGKETDFLGFGEEGNGLTLEEERNLLKNLSKSFYLLVAEVENKIVGTCSISVNEKRIRVQHIGEIGICIKKEFWGNSIGENLIKEIINYSKENGILKINLTTRFDNEKAINLYEKLGFKKEGVTTRGTYIKGKFYDILYMGLEL, encoded by the coding sequence ATGAAATATAATTTAAAAGATGGAAGAGAATATATAATAAGAGTGGCTAATGAAAATGATGCTGAACAAGTTTTAGATTCTTTAAATAGTTGTGGTAAAGAAACTGATTTTTTAGGTTTTGGAGAAGAGGGAAATGGTCTTACTCTAGAAGAGGAAAGGAATCTATTAAAGAATTTATCAAAAAGTTTTTATTTATTGGTGGCAGAGGTTGAAAATAAAATTGTAGGGACTTGCTCAATATCAGTTAATGAAAAAAGAATAAGAGTTCAACATATAGGAGAAATAGGAATCTGTATAAAAAAAGAATTTTGGGGAAATAGTATAGGTGAAAATCTTATAAAAGAGATTATAAATTATTCGAAAGAAAATGGAATTTTAAAAATTAATTTAACTACAAGATTTGATAATGAAAAAGCAATAAATCTATATGAAAAATTAGGATTTAAAAAAGAGGGAGTAACAACAAGGGGAACATATATTAAAGGAAAATTTTATGATATTTTATATATGGGATTAGAATTATAA
- a CDS encoding DNA polymerase III subunit delta has protein sequence MIYFLYGDIPLQLKYEELLKKIRLENKGIQETFFDISQDEIDDIFTSLSSNNIFSPLTLIVIKKLEKLKDLSKFFKGISEFNYSQKILILTYEEFLNDFDKPTNEVDKNVLKIAEKIATLIPARKSLEKKSLEFFIEKELGCSQYESEKFLEIIGDDFFKVKNEIEKVKNFFNGETFSIEKAINILSISKEYNLNKLVEDFLYKKEKENLLNYLQKEKNYMLFLNIFVEELTILMKLKNLQKRGIIFANISYNQFKADIYPNIKNLFKRDSFKFISEYPLFLKFKYLDSFSYDFFQEKLLKCLDAEYNFKSGLMDENIAIEMLINNFYQN, from the coding sequence TTGATTTATTTTTTATATGGAGATATTCCTTTACAATTAAAATATGAGGAATTATTAAAAAAAATTAGACTTGAAAATAAAGGTATTCAAGAAACTTTTTTTGATATTTCACAAGATGAGATAGATGATATTTTCACTTCTCTTTCTTCTAATAATATTTTCTCTCCTTTAACTTTAATTGTTATAAAAAAATTAGAAAAATTAAAAGATTTAAGTAAATTTTTTAAAGGAATAAGTGAATTTAATTATTCTCAAAAAATATTAATTTTAACATATGAAGAATTTTTAAATGATTTTGATAAACCTACTAATGAAGTAGATAAAAATGTCTTGAAAATTGCTGAAAAAATAGCCACACTTATTCCAGCTAGAAAATCTTTAGAAAAAAAATCTTTAGAATTTTTTATTGAAAAAGAACTTGGTTGTTCTCAATATGAATCAGAAAAATTTTTAGAAATTATTGGTGATGATTTTTTTAAAGTAAAAAACGAAATTGAAAAAGTAAAAAATTTTTTTAATGGAGAAACTTTTAGTATTGAAAAAGCTATAAATATTTTATCTATAAGTAAAGAATATAATCTTAATAAATTGGTAGAAGATTTTTTATATAAAAAAGAAAAAGAAAATCTTTTAAATTATTTACAAAAAGAAAAAAATTATATGTTATTTTTAAATATATTTGTAGAAGAACTTACTATTCTTATGAAATTAAAAAATTTGCAAAAAAGAGGTATTATTTTTGCAAATATATCATATAATCAATTTAAAGCCGATATATACCCAAATATTAAAAATTTATTTAAAAGAGATTCTTTTAAATTTATAAGTGAGTATCCTTTATTTTTAAAATTTAAATATTTAGATAGTTTTTCTTATGATTTTTTTCAAGAAAAATTATTAAAATGCTTAGATGCTGAATATAATTTTAAAAGTGGATTAATGGATGAAAATATAGCTATTGAAATGCTTATTAATAACTTCTATCAAAATTAA
- a CDS encoding heavy metal translocating P-type ATPase encodes MKFIFIIKNLNCSHCASKIADAISELDYIEESNLNFLSKKLTIITKNDISEKELLEKISSIASKIEAGVLVTSLYENEEVENNHSHECHDENCSHSHYAHEHSHNSHEDCYHSYKNEIINHEHHKEHCSCCHEHHSHKKEIHFKENLNKIKSLSFTFENMLFIVGIFMIFNSLLIPEGLGKTIYLLLTYIIVGGDILYKSLLNIKSKNFLDENFLMSIATLGAISLGEFSEAIGVMIFYKVGEFFQEKAVNNSKKSIENLLKLKVISANLKKEDGSIVTISPNKIKLNDILIVKAGENIPVDGVIVKGSSDLNLSALTGESLPVSVEVGDEVLSGSININGVIEIKATKEYRNSTINKIIEMIEESSDKKAHSEKFITKFAKYYTPIVVILALIVALIIPLIFGNFKLWLGRSLIFLVISCPCALVLSVPLTFFSSIGYASKKGILIKGGNFLERLKNIDTVVFDKTGTLTENNFKVEKINVLQSDENHILELAKAGEIFSNHPLGKVILNYGEVKVLESDIKNYKEISGKGVTCTYKNSSLLIGNKKLMLENNISLDNISINNVSSIVYIVENGILLGYITFENIVKENSQSTISELTDMKINSFMLTGDNKETANKIGLSLGLKDENIFSELLPNDKVITFEKIKEKSKGAIFVGDGINDAPVLSISDVGIAMGGLGSDIAIESADIVLLQDDPYKVVEVLKIAKLNKKVVTQNIVFSLGIKILVMLLGVLGFANMWMAIFADVGVSLIAVLNASKILKTKKL; translated from the coding sequence ATGAAATTTATTTTCATTATAAAAAATTTAAATTGTTCTCACTGTGCTTCTAAAATAGCAGATGCTATCAGTGAATTAGATTATATTGAAGAAAGTAACTTAAATTTTCTATCTAAAAAATTAACTATCATCACTAAAAATGATATATCTGAAAAAGAATTATTAGAAAAAATTAGTTCTATAGCTTCAAAAATAGAAGCTGGGGTTTTAGTAACTTCTTTATATGAAAATGAAGAAGTAGAAAATAATCATTCTCATGAATGTCATGATGAAAATTGTTCTCATTCTCATTATGCTCATGAACACTCTCACAATTCCCATGAAGACTGTTATCACTCTTATAAAAATGAAATTATCAATCATGAGCATCATAAGGAACATTGTTCTTGTTGTCATGAGCATCATTCTCATAAAAAAGAAATACACTTTAAAGAAAATCTAAATAAAATTAAAAGTTTATCTTTTACTTTTGAAAATATGCTTTTTATTGTTGGAATTTTTATGATTTTTAATTCTTTACTTATACCCGAAGGATTGGGAAAAACTATTTATTTACTTTTAACTTATATTATAGTAGGAGGAGATATATTATATAAATCACTTTTAAATATTAAAAGTAAAAATTTTCTAGATGAGAACTTTTTAATGAGTATAGCTACTCTTGGAGCTATATCACTTGGAGAATTTTCTGAAGCTATCGGAGTTATGATATTCTATAAAGTTGGTGAATTTTTCCAAGAAAAAGCTGTCAATAATTCAAAAAAATCTATTGAAAATCTTTTGAAATTAAAAGTAATTTCTGCTAATCTAAAAAAAGAAGATGGAAGTATAGTTACTATTTCTCCTAACAAAATAAAATTAAACGATATTTTAATAGTAAAAGCTGGAGAAAATATACCTGTTGATGGAGTTATAGTAAAAGGAAGTTCTGACCTTAATCTTTCAGCCCTTACTGGAGAATCATTACCAGTTTCTGTTGAAGTAGGTGATGAGGTATTAAGTGGTAGTATAAATATAAATGGAGTAATTGAAATAAAAGCTACTAAAGAATATAGAAATTCTACAATAAATAAAATTATAGAAATGATAGAAGAATCAAGTGATAAAAAAGCTCACTCTGAAAAATTTATTACAAAATTTGCTAAATATTATACTCCTATTGTAGTTATTTTAGCTTTAATTGTGGCTCTGATTATCCCTTTAATTTTTGGAAACTTTAAACTTTGGTTAGGACGTTCTTTAATTTTCTTAGTTATATCTTGTCCTTGTGCTTTAGTTCTTTCTGTTCCATTAACTTTCTTTAGTAGTATAGGATATGCTTCTAAAAAAGGTATTTTGATAAAAGGTGGAAACTTTTTAGAAAGATTAAAAAATATAGATACTGTAGTTTTTGATAAAACAGGAACTCTTACTGAAAATAATTTTAAGGTAGAAAAAATAAATGTTTTACAATCTGATGAAAATCATATTTTAGAATTAGCTAAGGCTGGAGAAATATTCTCTAATCATCCACTTGGAAAAGTAATTCTAAATTATGGCGAGGTAAAAGTTTTAGAATCTGATATTAAAAATTATAAAGAGATTTCTGGAAAAGGGGTAACTTGTACTTATAAAAATTCCTCTTTACTAATAGGAAATAAAAAATTAATGCTTGAAAATAATATTTCCTTAGATAATATTTCTATCAATAATGTATCTTCTATTGTATATATAGTAGAAAATGGAATTTTATTAGGATATATAACTTTTGAAAATATAGTTAAGGAAAATTCTCAATCAACTATTTCAGAATTAACAGATATGAAAATAAATTCATTTATGCTTACAGGGGACAATAAAGAAACTGCTAATAAAATTGGTCTGTCTCTTGGATTAAAAGATGAAAATATTTTCTCAGAACTATTACCAAATGATAAAGTTATTACTTTTGAAAAAATAAAAGAAAAAAGTAAAGGTGCTATTTTTGTTGGTGATGGTATAAATGATGCTCCTGTACTTTCAATTTCAGATGTTGGAATAGCTATGGGAGGATTAGGTAGTGATATAGCTATTGAATCAGCTGATATAGTTTTACTTCAAGATGACCCTTATAAAGTTGTAGAAGTTTTAAAAATTGCTAAACTTAACAAAAAAGTGGTTACTCAAAATATAGTTTTTTCTCTAGGAATAAAAATATTAGTGATGCTTTTAGGAGTACTAGGTTTTGCTAATATGTGGATGGCAATTTTTGCTGATGTAGGAGTATCTTTAATAGCTGTATTAAACGCTTCTAAAATTTTAAAAACAAAAAAATTATAA
- the ychF gene encoding redox-regulated ATPase YchF, whose amino-acid sequence MIGIGIVGLPNVGKSTLFNAITKAGAAEAANYPFCTIEPNVGMVTVPDKRLEKLAEIINPQRIVNATVEFVDIAGLVKGASKGEGLGNKFLSNIRSTAAICQVVRCFEDENVVHVNGKVEPLKDINIINGELILADLETVEKALEKNKKLLVAKNKDALKLVPVLEKCYKHLMEEKLLKTLDLSEEEKDLVKVYQFLTIKPMIFVTNVSEDDIATGNEYVDLVKEYAKELGSEVVIVSAKVEEELQEMEEEDKKEFLESLGVEDAGLNRLIRAGFKLLGLQTYFTAGVKEVRAWTINIGDTAPKAAGVIHTDFEKGFIRAKVCSFDDFINNSGWKGAQEAGLMRLEGKDYIVQDGDLMEFLFNV is encoded by the coding sequence ATGATAGGAATAGGAATAGTAGGATTACCTAATGTAGGAAAATCTACTCTTTTTAATGCAATAACAAAAGCTGGAGCTGCTGAAGCTGCCAATTATCCATTTTGTACAATAGAACCAAATGTTGGAATGGTAACTGTACCTGATAAGAGATTAGAAAAATTAGCTGAAATAATAAATCCTCAAAGAATAGTAAATGCAACTGTAGAGTTTGTAGATATAGCTGGATTAGTAAAGGGAGCTTCTAAAGGAGAAGGATTAGGAAATAAATTCTTATCAAATATTAGAAGTACTGCAGCAATCTGTCAAGTAGTAAGATGTTTTGAGGATGAGAATGTAGTCCATGTAAATGGAAAAGTTGAACCATTAAAAGATATTAATATTATAAATGGAGAATTAATTTTAGCTGACTTAGAAACTGTAGAAAAAGCTTTAGAAAAAAATAAAAAATTATTAGTGGCAAAAAATAAAGATGCTCTGAAATTAGTTCCAGTTTTAGAAAAATGTTATAAACATCTTATGGAAGAAAAATTATTAAAGACTTTAGACCTTTCAGAAGAAGAAAAAGATTTAGTGAAAGTGTATCAATTTTTAACAATTAAACCAATGATATTTGTTACTAATGTATCAGAAGATGATATAGCAACAGGTAATGAATATGTAGATTTAGTAAAAGAATATGCAAAAGAGTTAGGGTCAGAAGTTGTTATTGTTTCTGCTAAAGTTGAAGAAGAATTACAAGAAATGGAAGAAGAAGATAAAAAAGAATTTTTAGAAAGTTTAGGAGTAGAAGATGCTGGACTTAATAGATTAATAAGAGCTGGATTTAAATTACTTGGACTTCAAACATACTTTACAGCTGGAGTGAAAGAAGTAAGAGCTTGGACTATTAATATAGGAGATACAGCTCCAAAGGCAGCTGGAGTTATTCATACAGATTTTGAAAAAGGATTTATAAGAGCAAAAGTTTGTTCTTTTGATGATTTTATAAATAATAGTGGTTGGAAAGGTGCACAAGAAGCAGGGCTTATGAGACTAGAGGGAAAAGATTATATAGTTCAAGATGGAGATTTGATGGAGTTTTTATTTAATGTATAA
- a CDS encoding DUF177 domain-containing protein encodes MKIKLSEIDVVINKKFDYTISKLEDINLIEDIVVEGNIKKEKNEYVIFGKYSTKILTNCVRCLSEVIIDLNEKEFLGVAISKKEYEEYLNNLEKNMIMDDKDYLEIENDEIDIDEIVRQQLILDMPQYPSCYPECEDETYLKKYSGEETDSRWAGLMNIKINN; translated from the coding sequence GTGAAAATTAAATTAAGCGAAATAGATGTTGTGATTAATAAAAAATTTGACTATACTATTTCAAAATTAGAAGATATAAATTTGATTGAAGATATTGTAGTAGAAGGAAATATAAAAAAAGAAAAAAATGAATATGTTATTTTTGGAAAATATTCTACTAAAATTTTAACTAATTGTGTCAGATGTTTATCAGAAGTTATTATAGATTTAAATGAGAAAGAATTTTTAGGAGTGGCAATCTCTAAAAAAGAGTATGAGGAATATCTTAATAATTTAGAGAAAAATATGATAATGGATGATAAAGATTATTTAGAGATTGAAAATGATGAAATAGATATAGATGAGATTGTTAGGCAACAGTTAATATTAGATATGCCCCAATATCCCTCTTGCTATCCAGAATGTGAAGATGAAACTTATCTAAAAAAATATTCAGGAGAAGAGACAGATTCAAGATGGGCAGGACTGATGAATATAAAAATAAATAATTAA
- the rpmF gene encoding 50S ribosomal protein L32 has translation MAVPKKKTSKAKKNMRRSHHAIAGTTLVTCEKCGATKRPHRVCLECGDYNGKQVLNASAE, from the coding sequence ATGGCAGTACCTAAGAAAAAGACTTCAAAAGCTAAAAAAAATATGAGAAGATCTCACCATGCAATTGCAGGAACTACTCTAGTTACTTGTGAAAAATGTGGAGCTACTAAAAGACCTCATAGAGTTTGTTTAGAGTGTGGAGATTATAATGGAAAACAAGTACTAAATGCATCAGCAGAATAG
- the plsX gene encoding phosphate acyltransferase PlsX, translated as MKIVVDGMGGDRGSEEILKGISLALDEIPDIHIVVVGKEELLKKIIKKLNINNNRLEVVNATETIEMNDDPVQAVRQKKDSSLNVGLEIVKSGLGDAFVSAGNTGAHISASQLKLRRIKGILRPAIATVFPSKKGNFVFMDMGANADTKAEFINQFAIMGSEFAKDILRKDNPTVGLLNIGSEEGKGNEVTREAFNLLRENSSINFIGNIESRDMMEGKVDVIVTDGFTGNMVLKTSEGVAKFIFDALKEEIKQSFLAKIGFIFMKKALKKMKGKLDSSEYGGALFLGLNGISIKAHGNSDALAFKNAIKVADKFAKNKFVEKLRVTFEEKEKSI; from the coding sequence ATGAAGATAGTAGTTGATGGTATGGGTGGAGACAGAGGTAGTGAAGAAATTTTAAAAGGAATATCTTTAGCTCTTGATGAAATACCTGATATACATATTGTTGTTGTTGGAAAAGAAGAATTGTTAAAAAAAATAATAAAGAAATTGAATATAAATAATAATCGTCTTGAAGTAGTTAATGCAACAGAAACTATAGAAATGAATGATGATCCAGTTCAAGCAGTGAGACAAAAGAAAGATTCGTCTCTTAATGTTGGTCTTGAAATTGTAAAAAGTGGATTAGGAGATGCTTTTGTATCTGCTGGAAATACAGGAGCACATATATCAGCTAGTCAACTAAAATTAAGAAGAATAAAGGGAATTTTAAGACCAGCTATAGCAACAGTATTTCCATCAAAAAAAGGAAATTTTGTTTTTATGGATATGGGGGCTAATGCTGATACAAAGGCTGAATTCATTAATCAATTTGCTATAATGGGTAGTGAATTTGCTAAAGATATATTAAGAAAAGATAATCCAACAGTTGGATTATTAAATATAGGTAGTGAAGAGGGGAAAGGAAACGAGGTTACAAGAGAAGCTTTTAATTTATTAAGAGAAAATTCTTCAATAAATTTTATTGGAAATATAGAAAGCAGAGATATGATGGAAGGAAAAGTAGATGTAATTGTAACTGATGGGTTTACTGGAAATATGGTACTAAAAACTTCTGAAGGAGTAGCAAAGTTTATATTTGATGCTTTAAAAGAAGAAATAAAGCAAAGCTTTTTAGCTAAAATAGGATTTATTTTTATGAAAAAAGCTTTAAAAAAAATGAAAGGAAAATTAGATTCTTCTGAATATGGAGGAGCATTATTTTTGGGTTTAAATGGAATTTCAATAAAAGCTCATGGAAACTCAGATGCTTTAGCTTTTAAAAATGCCATAAAAGTGGCTGATAAATTTGCTAAAAATAAATTTGTAGAAAAATTAAGAGTAACTTTTGAAGAAAAAGAAAAAAGTATATAG